GCAAATATTGTAATTAATGATTAGTCATTTTTACAACCCCTTATCTGGTTGGTTACTTCCTGCTTCCAGCGTCAGTAGTGATATATAAACCATTCACCTGCCTGCAGAGCTTCGTCACTCGAGGATCACCCCACTGAAGACAGCCAAGATGGTAAGTGGTGTGAAAAGCTTTGTTCAATAATTCTTTGTTGCTATCAATGTGATGAAGGAGGTTATGTCCCACACACATTAAGATGTCTGTTTGACAGGCAAGTAAAGTAAGTTTAGTCAACTTTGTCCTGAAGATCTGTTTTTGCTACTTTTAAGTTTCTAATTTTCATAGGTTGAACATCTTAATTATGACATTAAACCAAGCGCATAAGAAGAACGTTTGTCATTTACTCCAACATGTTGGAATTGTGATCTAATGAGCTCTACTGTTTGTATGCCACCTTACATTTCTAAATGCACACACTCCATATCTTACTGTCGAAGAGTTTGGCTTTCTGACTTCActtaaaatgttcaaagatATTCACACAAGTTAAATTTAGAGGTTACATAATTATGAAGTAACAAGTGATTTTTAACATTATTCGTAGAGTACTAAACCGTGATTAATATGATTTTATAAGAATGCCAAGAGCAAAATTTCAGTcctcacagaggagagaaaataattGATTAGCgttaaaatatttgtaatttcTCAAGGTATAGTTTTCAGTTCTATTAATTTAGTTTGAGCATATAACATTCAGTCCAAGGGCATGGCAATATTTCTCAATTGAACACCAAAGCTGAACTAAAATTTAaaatatctctgtgtttttaacagGGAAAGGCTTTTTACCTGATCTTTAATTAGTTACAGttcacaaaataaagaaattcaaaGTCCCTAGCCTCTCTGATCTCTGTAAGACATGGCTGTTTTGTGAGCTGTAATGCTAGGATGATACACATTACGACTAAATCATTTGGATAAAATGATATAACTTAACTTCGGGACCTTTATCTGTACAGTCTATTACAAAACCTGTTCTGTTTTGAGATAATGTATGACTTTATAGACTATATTGTTGGTTATATGGGTGAAGGTAACTATGGGTGTGGTACAGGTACTTAGGGTCAAGGATATTGAAGTTCACGCATGGAATCATGTGATGCCCAGCATATAGATAAGAAGGACAATCAGTGAATGGAATGTATTGCATTATTGAATAAATGAAAGGGTTCACTGACTACGAGAAACATCCTGAGGGTTTGACGAGTTACAAAATCAGTCGCAGGtgttattgctgtttttttacttATTGTTTCTGCAACTGTGATGTGCACTCCCACACATTTTATGGAAATGTGTTATAGGTATCTTTTTAGTGTGCACAGATAAAATTGGTGCTTTTTATGGCTTTATTGTCTCTATTTTACTTCCACATACATCGACAAATATGGCGCCTTCGTATTTCTGTACTTTTATGGACAAGGGGCCACAGTTCCATCCTGGTTAATCATTACAGCTAAGATAATTCTACCACAGAGCGATCTCactcctgaacacacagaaacgaCACCCACCCCCCACTGACTCTCTGCATCACAGAAATCGATAAAAAAAATCGATAAACAACCTGTCGTCAAAGCCAAAATTGGTGGTTCCTGAGTGTAATAAAGGTTTTTGAATGTTGCTTTGAATCcatggaaatgtgtttttttgttttggcctCAAGCATCCATTTATCTATCTAGCTTAATcagttttcttcctctttgtcattTCCCTTTGCAGAAAGTCACTGACATGACATTCAAGGAGGGGCAGGAGTTTAAGATCCGTGTAAAGCCTTCCGATGACTGCAACTCGTAAGTTCTCCTCTATCCAAACtaaaaaatgtttgacaaatccattgtctctgtctttgtgtagTTTTACTTTAAGATgtagattttttaatttaataaagagTAAGTTATCACCGTGTACTGTGAGAAGTTAACATTTCATCCACTAACTCCCTTTTTTAACTTGCATCCATCTCAGCTTTTCCATCAACATCGGTCATGATGCTGAGAACATCGGCATGCACTTCAATCCCCGTTTTGATGCGGGCGGTGACACCAACACTATTGTCTTTAACTCCAAGTCCGGGGGAGACTGGGGTGAAGAATGCCGAGAGGGAAACTTCCCTTTTGTGCGTGGGGAGGAATGCAAGGTGtgattttttaagtttgtctgTGCTTTCTCAAACATTGATTTAGTTTGTACCAAACAACAGAACCACAAAGTCGTGTATGTTTAAATATAATCAGAGTACATTTAGAACATTGCACCCCATCCAATGCATTCAAGGAGAGACTTAACAGCAGCggtttctctctatctctctgatCCTCTGCAGAACATACAGCCATGCAACATGCAAGTGAGGGGTACAGAACGAAGGAGATCAATCATCCACTCGTTTATTTGATCTGAAATGGcaatatacacatttaaaaaaatatattttgtgaaCAGACATTTACCTAAGGTATAGTCTATGTGTAGCAGTAGCacaagtagcaaaaaaaaagtgaattgaCTCATTAGTCAgtttcatgtttctgtcttcatttgCTAATATGAGCTATTCTCCACAAAAAGGTTTAATTGGAAAAGAGAACAGTAGTTTTTCAAATTGAGGCAGGTTAAATTGTATTGCTTAAAATTCAAAAGTTTCATTTGTAAAAGATTAAATGGTTAATTCATTTCTCTCAGGAGTTCACATTATATCACTTCTGGCCAGTTCTCTTTGAACTCAAATTCTGTATCTGCTTCATATAAATTATTGATGTCATCCCAGTGACATAACCCATTGGGTTCTTTAGCAGAGTTTTGAAACCCAACAATGgcagtcaccatattggaaaagcTGTCTAGAACTAACTTTGagtcaaaaaaagaagcatgCAAAAATATAGAGCTGAGGCGAGGTTCTTGGCTTCAACATCCCTTTAGACAGATCAGCCATTCTCCCAAAcagagcctctgtattataagtctctgcgttcaacaaagcaaaactgccttttaaaaaaaaatcctcctacGGAGTGTTAAGACAACAAAaaagagcagaatcacatcagcttcagagctacagagagagagagatagagggagggggagcgATAAGGTCCGctgtccgtacatgcatcaaaactgaagcttctcctggctccgttttaaaaatgttaatgtacagctgcttgctgccgatTGTGTGCTGAACTCCGAGAAATAACAGTGTATTGTAGGCCTatttaatgtaggcctacattaacagatatgttaatgttaacagatatgttaatgtaggcctgcagctgcttgctgttgtttcagtactgaactataacagaatatcgagtggaacttttcaaaacgcgaggtgtactcctgttgttgtttatgtctgtgtggcgcgagcataaattgagcagattaaagttgtttgttgcaaaaatgagattaatttagaggggaaaacacatttgatataaatacaactcaatacatacaagacagataagcctacgacaaaaaaaaaattgttgttttatgctgaacaggtttgttttttatattgtggagatttctttgcgtaccaccacagggagcccacgtaccaccatagtttgagaaccactgatctataGTAAAAGTGGCTTAGATTGAATGGCTTTCCCTACAAGGCGGTTATTAGTGGCCTTGGTTTCTTTGCTGTCAGACGGTAAGGTCAACAGACAGTTGATCACGAAGGAGTTTATAGGCCCATAAGACTCCATAACCAGACAATCTTATACCTGAATCATCCATAACTGTATGACTGAGCAAAAGATAACTCAATGtttctctgtcttctgtttcCTTCAGTTTCACATCAACCTCAACATGGAAAGTTTTTACATCAAGCTGCCTGACGGCTCCATGCTCGACTTCCCTAACCGCTTGGGTGACATCAAGTACAAGTACTTCAGCATCGGCGGTGATGCAAGAATCGTGGGCATCAAGATTAAGTAGAGGTTCAACTCTCTGTTACCCTCGATGCTTGACctgtccacatttttttgttgctgatCTAGTCCTTTTTATCAAAATTAGCCCTAAAGATAACCACAGAAATGTAACATGGATTACTGATAGTGTATCAACAGCGAATGGCCTGAAGAGAGAGCCAAAGCACATTTTATCTCAGTGTGTCTACTTGAAATCACATCAGTCTCTGGGTTTGTTAATAAATTCCGTGAAAATACAAGCGTTGACCctgtctcattttctctttaccTCTCACGCTCtcaaacaaatacaacacattACAGATAACATCTGATGATTTTTAATCACCACCGGATTtacacacatgaaacacacacataatctgTAAGAAATCTAAAACAAAGGCATTAGGTACACTTTAATATCCAGTTATaaagacaggtgtgtgtgtgtgtgtgtgtgtgtgtgtgtgtgtgtgtgtgtgtgtgtgtgtgtgtgtgtgtgtgtgtgtgtgtgtgtgtgtgtgtgtgtgtgtgtgtgtgtgtgtgtgtgtgtgtgtgtgtgtgtgtgtgtgtgtgtgtgtgtgtgtgtgtgtctaattgTGTTGAAATCAGAGTGAGTTCATGTGAGAAGGAAGCAGGTATTATTTAGGGAAATTCTCTGAGTGAGCAGGAGGGGCTGGTGGCGTTTATATATCCTATGAGCGTCCCATGACTACAATGATCTCTGCACACGATGAAACTGCtccttcatgttttctgttcactggtatgttcttttctgctgttttgttgATACTCTGAATATGCATGAGCCCCTTTTTGActgtgaaatatatatatattatttcaatatgacatttttttctaagaAATTCATTACAGGGGCAAATATCATTTATCACCTGTAAAGGTTGTCTTTGGATTTTGATGAAATTGGGGGATTGCGGTATCCAGTTCGAATTCTTCTGACATTTTCACTAGAGTACTCTTCTATTAGATTTTTCCTTGTTAATGAAACAGGAAAGTGAGAACGCGTCTCATAATTGTGTTTCTACATTTCTTCTCCATAAAATTGAAATCAACTATGCATTGAAGACATGCATGTCtactgtttgtattttcaacatACTCTGACGCTGCTATTCAACGTGATTTGAGAATGACTCAGGGAAGATCTCGGCAATCTTATATCTCTCTTTATGCTTTAAGTCGAgcatttcaaacctttttaaTCCGCCTTTTGCAAACAGCGCTCGTGTCCTTTCCACTGTTAATCAATAAATCTATTTGCAATGCAACACAGCCTGGTTTgcaatcttcttcttctaatctTCTTGGGACCTCAGGTAGTTGTGAAAATGCTGACAACAATGGGCCACAGGATTCATTTACTTCCTTGAAGAGAAGCTTTTTCAACCTTTGGTCAAAAAGGGGCTATTGATATATATAAGGCAAAAATTGTCATTATAgcgtcagactctgttgcttcgttgGCCATGTCTGCGTCATACTATTTACATTGTGTCCAGCCCCCTGAGAGACCCCCATGGTCCTACATGACAGTCTCCCCCTGTGAGGTTCATGTATGAACACGCAATTCAGGAAAATTTCAATGGCAGCCGGcctgaaatgtttaatttatttttaatagtgCATAATGAAAGCAACTTAAGTGTATGTATGTGCTTGTGCTGTTTTTCATCAGGTCGTGCCTCTCATACTTCCAAAACAACTTTATAAA
This window of the Labrus mixtus chromosome 2, fLabMix1.1, whole genome shotgun sequence genome carries:
- the lgals2b gene encoding lectin, galactoside-binding, soluble, 2b; protein product: MKVTDMTFKEGQEFKIRVKPSDDCNSFSINIGHDAENIGMHFNPRFDAGGDTNTIVFNSKSGGDWGEECREGNFPFVRGEECKFHINLNMESFYIKLPDGSMLDFPNRLGDIKYKYFSIGGDARIVGIKIK